ATAAACTCAAAGATCAAACTTCAGTATCTATGAAACAGATCAAAAAAAATATAGACTTTTTAAACTCCACTCATGGAGATGTTAAAAATAAACTGGACGTAAAGTTCTAACTACTTCTTTTTAATTCCAAAATTCAAACTTCTTATAGTGTATTCACTAACAACCGCACCTTTACGCATTTTAAGTATATGCTCCAATGCATCGGCTATATCTGAAGCGTAAAGTTTTTCATTTTCATTATCGCTTACATCAAAACGTAAAGAATCATAAAAATAGCTCTGTGTCATATCCGGATTTATGTTTGTAATGCTTAGCGAGCTTTTTCTACACTCTTCAAAAAGTGAATCGCTAAAAGCTTTTAAACCTGCTTTTGTAGCTGAATAAACACCTGCAAACTTAGATGAACGAAGAGCTTCAATTGAGCTGATATTTATAAGATAACCATCATTTTTTTTAAGATCTCTTAATAGTGCATTTGTTAAAAGCATTGGTGCCGTAAGATTTAAAAAAGTCATCTGTGTTATTGTTCTTTGGTTTAGTTCTTCATGAGGTTCAAACTTGCCAAAACCTGCACAGTTTATTAGTATAGATATGTTTTCTTTTTTTAGTTTGTCACAAAGTGCTATTGTATCTTTTTCATCAGATAAGTCACATTCTATATGTGTAAAATTTTCATTTTCTAATAGTTTTTCAGGCTTGTTTCTGCTAATGCCGATAACATAAAATCCAAGCTCTAATATCCTTTGAGATATTGAACCTCCAATACCTCCGCTTGCTCCTGTAACTATTGCTTTTTTCACGATACTTTCTCCATTATTTCATCAATTTTTTCAAAGATTAGTTTTTTTGCCATATCTTTTGTTACACTCTTTGGTTCAAAATGGTCACTTACAACTTTAAAGACACGTTTGTTTTGTACACTCTTAGTAGCCTCTATAAAACCTTTACTTTCCATATCTACCACTTCATAGGTATTATCTGATACTTCGTGATCGACACAAGTAAGGTTTATATCATTCGCATCGAAAAGCTGACCTATAGAGTATTTTTTATCAGCTCCACAGATCCCGACATTTATAATAGTGTCCTCTGGTTTCATTTTAGCAACAACTTCAGATGTAGCTTTAAACATATTTTCACTACCCATACCGCTGATGACAACTGAGAGTTTATCATTTTGCTTGTCAATTCCAAGTTTAAATCGCTCAACAAATGCTTGTGCTTCACTTTTTAAAGCTACCAAAATATATATCATTATTTTCCATTGTTTCTTTGGATACTATTTTATCAAAATTATAGAGATGAAATAATATTTATTTAAATATATTTAGATAAAATTTCATCCGCTTCTCTTTAGACCTGTGCAATGGTGATTAAAAGCACCGTGTCAGGGTAGGAATACAGCAGCACACTTTTTTTTGCTATGTGCCGCAGGTATCTGGAGGGAGGCCCTTCAAGACAGTCAACTATCCCAAACCTAAATAATTACAATCTAATTTTTATTTATCATAGTATTTACATTTTAAATTATGTTATTTATATGTAACAAAATATGATAAACTATGTATATTAAAAGCTATGTAAAAAAATTAATCTTATTTTTGATTGATGTTTTATAAAGGTGTTGTTATGAGAGTTGTAATTATTGGCGGTGGTATAGCTGCAGTTTATTTGGCAAATAACTTAAAAAAGCAAGACACATCTATAGAGGTCACAATACTTAGTGACGAGAAATATCCTCCATATGACAGGATACACTTATGCAGGCTGGTTGATGGAACATCAGATATGGAAGATATTAAACTTCCTCTTGATCCAACCGTTAGCCTAGAATTAGAGCAAAAAATCACTTCAATAGATAAAGAGAAGAAAAGAGTCCTATCAAACGATTCAATGTTTAGTTACGACAAACTAATCATTGCAACGGGTTCACAACCAATCTCACTTTTAGACGAAAACCTTAAAAACGTAGCAGTATTTAGAAGTTCTCAAAATTGTTTGCAGATCAGAGAGAATCTAAATGATAGAGAATTGGTAGTAGTAGGAAGCGGTCCTATAGGACTTGAGCTATTAGAGACACTTAATGATATAGAACAAGTTAAAAGCATAACTCTTTTGATCAGAGGAAGTCATCTTTATAACAAAAACCTCTCTTTGGAGAGTATAGAGATTATGAAAAAATGCTATACGGAATCAGGAAAGATAAAAATATCTTTTGAAGATGAGATAGTAGATACCGTAATCGAAGATAACGAGATTAAAACACTAAAAACTAAAAAGCTTGAGATTCAAAACCCTTACATAGTTTTTGGTGTTGGTATAAAACCAAATATAGATCCTTTCAAAGATACACTTAAATGTAATAAAGGGATTTTGACAAACAACTATATGCAAGCTGACCCTGATATATATGCAGTCGGTGAGTGTGCAGAGGTCGAAGAACTTTCTTTTATAGCTGGACACGTAAAAGAGTGTACGGCTGAAGCTGATGTGGCAATTTCACATATAACAGGAAATGATCTAAAAGAGTTTGAACTTGAAGTAAGTATTGATATGCTCAAAGTTGGTGAGTTTGATCTTGTTGAAGTATCATCGGCTAAATTTGCAGAGGGCTTTGAAAAGATTGTTATTAGCTCAAAAGAGTTTAACAGAATGGATGAGTACTTTTTAAACGATGATAAGCTGACACGTTTTATAGGTATAAACTCAAACGTAGACGTAGGTTATGTTGAGACACTTATAAAAGAGGGACATGAAGTAGATATAAACTATCTTTATGAAAACCGTGTTGTAGGTGAACGTGGACGTCTTATATGTTCATGTGAGCATATCTATCACCAAGATCTTGTTGATATAGTTACACAAACAGGAATTTCTAGTTTTTCTGAACTAGCAGACTTTACTGAAGCTGGACGTGTTTGTGGTCGCTGTAAAATGATGGTTAGCGATGTTATAAAAGAATCTCAACATCTTATTGATCCAAATATGCCAAGAAAAAGTGCCGAAGATATAAAACGCGAGCGTGAGATAGCAGAGGTTCAAAAACGTATAGATAAGTTTAATACCTTGCATCCTAGAAATGAGTTGACAACTGAAAACTTAGAGAGTGCTATGGAGTCTTTAGATATAGGTAAAAAAGAAGTAAACTCTTGGATATCTATGGTTACGGCATCCATGAAGCTGCATCCAAACTTTGAACAGGTTGTAGAGGGGGCGGTATGTTCACTAAACAGAGTCCCTATTATCTGGCTTGAACTAAGTGATTGTAGCGGAAATAGTGAAGCATTTATAAAATCAACAAATCCAGCTATAGAAGATCTGATTTTTGATTATGTTTCATTAGATTATCATGAGTTGATTATGAGTGCCAGCGGTGATCAAAGTGAGACTATTTTAGAAGATATTATAAAAACTCAAAAGGATGAGTATATTCTAATAGTTGAAGGTGCAGTTCCGTTAGGACTTGATGGTAAGTTCTTACGTCTTGGACCAAACGGTGAAACAGGTTATGAGCTACTCAAAAAATGTGCCAAAGATGCTGCACTTGTAATGGCAGTTGGTTCATGTGCATATGATGGCGGTATAGTAGCGGCTGAGCCAAATCCTACAGGTGCTGTTGGTGTTGCAGATGCACTTGGACGTAAAGATATTATAAATCTCCCTGGTTGTCCGGTAAACCCAACGAACATAGTAGGAACCCTGCTTTCATATTTGATGTTTGAAGAGTTGCCTGAACTAGATAGTACAAACCGTCCATTATGGGCGTATGAAGGACGTGTACATGATAATTGTGAGCGTCGCGGACATTATGAACTTGGTGAGTTTGTAAAAGAGTGGGGTGATATTGGAGCTAAAAAAGGCTGGTGTTTATTTGAGATGGGTTGTAAAGGACCATATGCAAATGTTAACTGTCCGACTATGAAATTCAACGGTGGTACGAGCTGGCCTGTTCAAGCAGGGCATGGTTGTATGGGATGTACAGAACTTGGCTTTTTTGATAAGTTTGCAAACGAAAGAGAATATGTGGAGGAAGAGGACGATGAGTAATCTTGCCAATAAGAAAAAAATAGTAATAGACCCTATCACAAGAATTGAAGGACACCTAAGAGCCGAAGTTGAGGTAGATGATAACGGTATAGTTCAAGAAGCTTGGGTAAGCGGACAGCTTTTTCGTGGAATTGAGACTATTTTAAAAGGTCGTGATCCAAGAGATGCAGGGCTTATGGCAGGACGTATATGCGGTGTTTGTACAAATTCACATTTCCGCGGTGCTATAACTTGTGTAGAGGATGCTTATTCAATTGAAATTCCAAAAAATGCTGATATTATCCGTGATCTTATGGCTATGGCTTTGTTTATTCAAGACCATGTTGTTCACTTTTACCATCTTCACTCTCTTGATTTTGCAGATGTAACTTCAGCGCTAAAAGCCGATGCGAAAACTGCAACAAAAGAGGCTCCTAAATATACTAAAAACCCTTACAGAAACTCAGTTGCACACTATGAAAATGTTTTGGCAAAACTAACTAAGTTTGTAGAATCAGGCAAGCTTGGACCGTTTGCAAATGCTTATTGGGGTCATTGTGAGTATAGACTCTCACCTGAACAAAACTTGATAATTATTTCACACTATCTCGATGCTCTTAAATTTCAAACTGAGATCTCTAAAGCCGTAGCTATATTTGGCGGTAAAACACCACACCCTCAAAGTTTGGTAGTCGGTGGTGTTACAAGTGTAGCAGATATGTTAAATCCGCAACGTTTGAATGATTACTTATTTATCATGAAAGAGGCTAAAGAGTTTGTTGAACGTGCGTATTTAGCAGATATGAAATTAATCTCAAAAGTATACAGAGGTGAGATAAAAGCGGGAATCGGTAGAGCCAATGGAAACTTTATGTGTGTTGGCGGTTATGAATTTGAAGGTGAGAGAAGACTGTTTTGTAACGGTGTAGTATATGGACACGACTTTGCAAATATAGAAGAGTTTGATCCATCAAAAGTAACCGAAGAGGTTGACCGTGCATGGTATGATGAAAATGATGAGATCTGTTATACCGATCTAAATGAAGACGGAACGCTTAAAACTGAAAAAAATGATGATAAATACTCATGGATAAAAGCTCCTAGATATGATGGTAAAACGGTTGAAACAGGACCACTTGCACGTGTACTTGTGAGTTACCATAAAGGGAATGATCTTATAAAGTCTTTTGTTGATGAGTTTTTAAAAGACACAGATCTTGATGTGATGGACCTCTCAACTACTGTTGGTAGAAATGCTGCCAGAGCTATAGAGAGTTTATATATATGTGAGTATATTTTTAAACTAGTATCTCGTCTTATTCAAAATATAAAATATTACGACACCGATACATGGGCAAAATATGATTTTGAAAAACTGCCAAAATCTACAAAAGGTGCTGCATTTTTAGAAGTACCACGTGGGGTCTTAGTACATTTGGTTGAAGTTGATGATGCTAAGATAAAAAACTACTCGGTAATGGCACCTACTACTTGGAATGCTACACCTAAAAACTTAGATGGGCTTCGTGGTGCATACGAAGAAGCTTTAATAGGTATAAGTGTTGCAGATAGAGAAAAACCTTTAGAAGTTCTTCGTATAATCCACTCATTTGATCCATGTCTTGCATGTGCAGTACATATAATAGACACTAAGGGAAAAGAGTTAAGTCGTTATAAAATAAAAACTATCTAGTCTTCTCTGTATTTTGATATTCCGCAAGCCTGATTCGGGCTTGGCGGGTTGTCACGCAGATATTTTAGATCTTCTAATGTTTGTGTTAAAACTTTTTTTTGCTGAAGCAGCGGAAGCATCATATTATCTTTCTCATTCATTGGAATATCCCAGTTTTGAATGATTTTTTGCACTTCTTCATCTAGCTCATCTAAAGCATTTTGTATATGTTTTATTGAATCCATTTTGCGATTATAGCAAACTTTTAAAAAAATTTGGGTATAATCCCGTTCTCAAATTACATCTATATGTAATGGGAATTTTACGAGAAAGGATAATCGATGCCTAAAATGAAATCGGTAAAAGGCGCTGTAAAGCGTTTTAAAGTTAAGAAAAATGGTTCTGTTAAACGCGGTACTGCTTACAGAAGTCACATTCTAACTAAACAAGATGCAGATACTCGTCGTAAGCAAAATACTCCTAAAGTAGTTGCTAAAGTTGATGAGAAAAGTATTAAGGAAATGATTAACTAATTAAATAGTTGATTCAAAAATCTCCAGTTATCTAACTGGGCAAGTCCATAATGGGACACCTTGATTGCGAGAAGCAACTGGGTAAAGAATAAAGGAAAAATATGCCAAGAGTAAAAACAGGTGTTGTTCGTAGAAGAAGACACAAAAGATTATTAAAATTAGCGAAAGGCTTTTACCAAGGTCGTCGTAAACACTTTAGAAAAGCTAAAGAGCAATTAGAGCGTTCATTAGTATACGCTCACAGAGATCGTAAGCAGAAAAAACGTGATTTCCGTAAATTATGGATCATCCGTATCAATGCAGCGACTCGTTTAAACGGTATGAACTATTCAACTTTCATGAATGGTGTTAAAAAAGCCGGTATCGAACTAGATCGTAAAATTCTAGCTGACATGGCTATGAACGATGCAGCAGCGTTTAGTGCAGTTGTTGAAGCTTCAAAAGCAGCATTAGCTAAATAAAACACCTCAAACCTCTCTTATGAGGTTTGGTTTTCTATCTTATTTATAAATAAAACTGAATTTCCCTTAGAATTATAATATATCCCAAAAGAGTTTTTTCTAGATACAAATACACCGCGTCCATGAAATTTTTTAGAATTTCTAAAGATCTCGCTTAATATCTGAGTATCAAAACCCTCACCCTCATCAGTTATCTTAGTTATGATATATACATCATTCATATGATTAACCTGATCTACAATTACTTCAATATATTTTTTGCACCCTTTTTCTCTCTGGGCAAGTGTGTCAAAATATGTATCATCTTCCATTAGTGAGTGTTTTATTTTGGATGGTATAGCCAAATTTCCATGTTCATGTGCATTCATAAAGAGTTCAGTAAAAACCATGCCTGCTTGATAAGAGACTTTTTTATTTTTAGTTATGGTATTCCATAATTCTTCGTACCACTGACTTGCTACATCCATACTCTTCAGTGAAGATTTGAACTTTTCATGTGCTATGGTAGTTGAGTATCTTGTGATCTGATTAACAAATATAAGTGTAACGTCATCTTCTTGTTTTTTTATTCTACTTTGGAAACTATTACTAAGGTCTTCTCTTGTAAAAGCCTTTAAAAAATCATCTTCTATAAAGTGTGAATATGGTTTTTTGTCATCTATTGTCTTGTTTTCGATCATACCATCAGAATATATAAGAAACTTTGTAATACCTTTTATATCAAAACTGTCTATATTAAAAGTAGGGGAGTATTTTGACATAGGAGGATTGTTTGATTTTAGTTTTACTATTTTATTGTCTTGATCCTGCATAAGAATAGGTGGCATGGCAAATTTTGAATATATAAGCGTATGCTCTTTGTTATTGATCAGGACATAATCTACAGACAAAGCTTCTTCATCTAAAAGTATAGGTTTTATATACTCCATTGTTTCGTGTATTAGTATTCTGAAGTCAAAATCATCAAAGCCAAGCATTTTATCAACGATGTGATTGGCAAACGATATAAAGATCATTGTAGTTAAAGAAGCAGATAACCCTTTTCCCATACCATCTACTACTATATATAGACTACTTTCATCATCTATATTTCTTGCACTATATGCATCACCACT
This genomic interval from Sulfurimonas sp. contains the following:
- a CDS encoding SDR family oxidoreductase, which gives rise to MKKAIVTGASGGIGGSISQRILELGFYVIGISRNKPEKLLENENFTHIECDLSDEKDTIALCDKLKKENISILINCAGFGKFEPHEELNQRTITQMTFLNLTAPMLLTNALLRDLKKNDGYLINISSIEALRSSKFAGVYSATKAGLKAFSDSLFEECRKSSLSITNINPDMTQSYFYDSLRFDVSDNENEKLYASDIADALEHILKMRKGAVVSEYTIRSLNFGIKKK
- a CDS encoding hydrogenase small subunit, with the protein product MRVVIIGGGIAAVYLANNLKKQDTSIEVTILSDEKYPPYDRIHLCRLVDGTSDMEDIKLPLDPTVSLELEQKITSIDKEKKRVLSNDSMFSYDKLIIATGSQPISLLDENLKNVAVFRSSQNCLQIRENLNDRELVVVGSGPIGLELLETLNDIEQVKSITLLIRGSHLYNKNLSLESIEIMKKCYTESGKIKISFEDEIVDTVIEDNEIKTLKTKKLEIQNPYIVFGVGIKPNIDPFKDTLKCNKGILTNNYMQADPDIYAVGECAEVEELSFIAGHVKECTAEADVAISHITGNDLKEFELEVSIDMLKVGEFDLVEVSSAKFAEGFEKIVISSKEFNRMDEYFLNDDKLTRFIGINSNVDVGYVETLIKEGHEVDINYLYENRVVGERGRLICSCEHIYHQDLVDIVTQTGISSFSELADFTEAGRVCGRCKMMVSDVIKESQHLIDPNMPRKSAEDIKREREIAEVQKRIDKFNTLHPRNELTTENLESAMESLDIGKKEVNSWISMVTASMKLHPNFEQVVEGAVCSLNRVPIIWLELSDCSGNSEAFIKSTNPAIEDLIFDYVSLDYHELIMSASGDQSETILEDIIKTQKDEYILIVEGAVPLGLDGKFLRLGPNGETGYELLKKCAKDAALVMAVGSCAYDGGIVAAEPNPTGAVGVADALGRKDIINLPGCPVNPTNIVGTLLSYLMFEELPELDSTNRPLWAYEGRVHDNCERRGHYELGEFVKEWGDIGAKKGWCLFEMGCKGPYANVNCPTMKFNGGTSWPVQAGHGCMGCTELGFFDKFANEREYVEEEDDE
- a CDS encoding nickel-dependent hydrogenase large subunit; protein product: MSNLANKKKIVIDPITRIEGHLRAEVEVDDNGIVQEAWVSGQLFRGIETILKGRDPRDAGLMAGRICGVCTNSHFRGAITCVEDAYSIEIPKNADIIRDLMAMALFIQDHVVHFYHLHSLDFADVTSALKADAKTATKEAPKYTKNPYRNSVAHYENVLAKLTKFVESGKLGPFANAYWGHCEYRLSPEQNLIIISHYLDALKFQTEISKAVAIFGGKTPHPQSLVVGGVTSVADMLNPQRLNDYLFIMKEAKEFVERAYLADMKLISKVYRGEIKAGIGRANGNFMCVGGYEFEGERRLFCNGVVYGHDFANIEEFDPSKVTEEVDRAWYDENDEICYTDLNEDGTLKTEKNDDKYSWIKAPRYDGKTVETGPLARVLVSYHKGNDLIKSFVDEFLKDTDLDVMDLSTTVGRNAARAIESLYICEYIFKLVSRLIQNIKYYDTDTWAKYDFEKLPKSTKGAAFLEVPRGVLVHLVEVDDAKIKNYSVMAPTTWNATPKNLDGLRGAYEEALIGISVADREKPLEVLRIIHSFDPCLACAVHIIDTKGKELSRYKIKTI
- the rpmI gene encoding 50S ribosomal protein L35 — its product is MPKMKSVKGAVKRFKVKKNGSVKRGTAYRSHILTKQDADTRRKQNTPKVVAKVDEKSIKEMIN
- the rplT gene encoding 50S ribosomal protein L20, producing the protein MPRVKTGVVRRRRHKRLLKLAKGFYQGRRKHFRKAKEQLERSLVYAHRDRKQKKRDFRKLWIIRINAATRLNGMNYSTFMNGVKKAGIELDRKILADMAMNDAAAFSAVVEASKAALAK
- a CDS encoding SpoIIE family protein phosphatase, producing the protein MLEKTKELKKLKAKSNYQSHQEILAFAKELNILRNDYYYQMTDYNHDVSLLDFLYHPKDVMSGDAYSARNIDDESSLYIVVDGMGKGLSASLTTMIFISFANHIVDKMLGFDDFDFRILIHETMEYIKPILLDEEALSVDYVLINNKEHTLIYSKFAMPPILMQDQDNKIVKLKSNNPPMSKYSPTFNIDSFDIKGITKFLIYSDGMIENKTIDDKKPYSHFIEDDFLKAFTREDLSNSFQSRIKKQEDDVTLIFVNQITRYSTTIAHEKFKSSLKSMDVASQWYEELWNTITKNKKVSYQAGMVFTELFMNAHEHGNLAIPSKIKHSLMEDDTYFDTLAQREKGCKKYIEVIVDQVNHMNDVYIITKITDEGEGFDTQILSEIFRNSKKFHGRGVFVSRKNSFGIYYNSKGNSVLFINKIENQTS